In Sulfolobales archaeon, the sequence ATATATAAATCCGTAATACCTAGATCTATATAGTGGGTTTGAGATCTTATGAGCAGCATAGTCGAGCTAATAGGGGGAGACGAGCTCGCTGTTATAAGGGATTTCTTCTCCCTCACAGAGTACGAGGCAAGAGCCTATATAGCTTTAATCCTTGTAGGGCCAACAGGGATCTCAAGGCTCTCCCAAGTGGCTGGGATACCTAGGACTAAATGTTATAGCGTTGCTAGATCCCTTATAACAAAGGGTCTCGCTGTGAGAATATCTTCGAGACCCTTTGTTATAGATGCTGTTAAACCTGAGATTGTCTCTAACAAGCTCGCCGAAGATCTATGTAT encodes:
- a CDS encoding helix-turn-helix domain-containing protein — translated: MSSIVELIGGDELAVIRDFFSLTEYEARAYIALILVGPTGISRLSQVAGIPRTKCYSVARSLITKGLAVRISSRPFVIDAVKPEIVSNKLAEDLCMIAREKAVKIVETINRLAEKAGARSPRRRGDQELAGVVMIESIEGLISMLIEDIERAS